In Geobacter anodireducens, a genomic segment contains:
- a CDS encoding ABC transporter: MTFLDIFQYGFLLRAMAAGSLIAALCAILGIFLVLRRLSLIGDGLAHVTFGSVALSLFFRLPSVHAALAAVPCVLLSALGILRLAERARIYGDAAIGIVSSLGIATGIMLASMAGGFNVDLFSYLFGNILSISPFELVQTGVLFVAVIVTVGLFSRELFAITFDEDLARTSGIRVDRINGVLVLLTGLTVVLAMKVVGVMLISALLILPAVASLQLARGFRTAIILAVVFGVLSVVTGVVVSFLANLPTGATIIMINFLFFALAFALRRLRR, translated from the coding sequence ATGACGTTTCTCGACATCTTCCAGTACGGGTTTCTCCTGCGGGCCATGGCCGCCGGCTCGCTTATCGCGGCGCTCTGCGCCATTCTGGGCATTTTCCTGGTGCTGCGCCGCCTGTCGCTGATCGGCGACGGGCTTGCCCACGTGACCTTCGGGAGCGTGGCCCTTTCGCTCTTTTTCCGCCTGCCGTCGGTCCACGCGGCCCTGGCCGCCGTTCCCTGCGTGCTCCTCTCGGCCCTGGGCATCCTGCGCCTGGCGGAGCGGGCCCGCATCTACGGCGATGCCGCCATCGGCATCGTCTCGTCCCTGGGCATTGCCACCGGCATCATGTTGGCAAGCATGGCGGGCGGGTTCAATGTGGATCTGTTCAGCTACCTCTTCGGCAACATCCTCTCCATCAGCCCCTTCGAGCTGGTCCAGACCGGTGTTCTCTTTGTGGCGGTGATCGTCACGGTGGGGCTCTTTTCCCGGGAGCTCTTCGCCATCACCTTCGACGAGGACCTGGCCCGCACCTCCGGCATCCGGGTGGACCGGATCAACGGGGTGCTGGTGCTGCTGACCGGCCTCACGGTGGTGCTCGCCATGAAGGTGGTGGGGGTCATGCTCATCTCCGCGCTCCTCATCCTGCCGGCGGTGGCCTCGCTTCAACTGGCACGGGGATTCCGGACCGCCATCATCCTTGCCGTGGTCTTCGGCGTCCTGTCGGTGGTGACCGGGGTGGTGGTCTCCTTCCTGGCCAATCTCCCCACCGGCGCCACGATCATCATGATCAACTTCCTGTTCTTTGCCCTTGCCTTTGCCCTGAGGAGGCTGCGGCGGTAG
- a CDS encoding ABC transporter ATP-binding protein, giving the protein MPVDAVAVTGVTLGYQGAEALTDVSFAVAAGDYVGIVGPNGSGKSTLIRCILGLARPDRGEIRLFGTPLAGFDQWQRVGYLPQGLQYFNPHFPATVAEVVGLGLLAGRRFPRRPRSGDGAAVTHALELMGIDSIRDRLVGELSGGLRQRVLLARALVSGPELLVLDEPTTALDPETRESFYQTIRDLNRSRGTTVILVTHDSGTIGSHASRFLYLDKRVVFYGGFDEFCGSQAMSDFFGIHSQHLICHRH; this is encoded by the coding sequence ATGCCGGTAGATGCGGTTGCGGTCACGGGGGTGACGCTGGGATACCAGGGGGCCGAGGCGCTGACCGACGTCTCCTTTGCCGTGGCGGCGGGGGACTACGTCGGCATCGTGGGGCCCAACGGATCGGGGAAGAGTACCCTCATCCGCTGCATCCTGGGGCTCGCCCGTCCCGACCGGGGCGAGATTCGCCTCTTCGGCACTCCCCTGGCCGGTTTCGACCAGTGGCAGCGGGTTGGCTACCTTCCCCAGGGGCTCCAGTATTTCAACCCCCACTTTCCGGCTACCGTGGCCGAGGTGGTGGGGCTCGGCCTGCTGGCGGGCCGCCGTTTTCCCCGCCGCCCCCGTTCCGGCGACGGGGCTGCGGTGACCCACGCCCTGGAACTCATGGGAATCGATTCCATACGGGACCGGCTGGTGGGAGAGCTGTCCGGCGGGCTGCGGCAGCGGGTGCTCCTGGCCCGGGCCCTGGTCAGCGGACCCGAGCTGCTGGTCCTGGACGAGCCGACCACGGCCCTGGACCCGGAGACGCGGGAGAGCTTTTACCAGACCATCCGCGACCTGAACCGTTCCCGGGGCACCACCGTCATTCTGGTGACCCACGACAGCGGCACCATCGGCAGCCATGCCTCCCGTTTCCTCTACCTGGACAAGCGGGTGGTCTTCTACGGCGGGTTCGACGAATTCTGCGGCTCCCAGGCCATGTCCGACTTTTTCGGCATCCACTCCCAGCACCTCATCTGCCACCGGCACTGA
- a CDS encoding transcriptional repressor, with amino-acid sequence MKHFDDLLRTLNLRITPKRRAVLDILAGEGGYASPEEIWRKLKLRFGRVGLPTVYRNLEELAAGGVITTIIHPNRQLYYYYCDRREHHHHFVCLSCRRVEDVDVCVLPDLEKLVAGRVVSHIFQANGYCRECLARQQEG; translated from the coding sequence ATGAAGCACTTTGACGATCTTCTCAGGACCCTCAATCTCCGTATCACCCCCAAGCGGCGTGCAGTGCTCGACATCCTTGCCGGGGAGGGGGGGTATGCGAGTCCCGAGGAAATCTGGCGCAAGCTCAAGCTCCGTTTCGGCCGGGTGGGGCTCCCCACGGTCTACCGGAATCTGGAGGAACTGGCCGCCGGCGGGGTGATAACCACCATCATTCATCCGAACCGGCAGCTCTACTACTATTACTGCGACCGCCGCGAGCACCACCACCACTTCGTCTGCCTCTCGTGCCGGCGGGTGGAGGACGTTGACGTCTGCGTCCTGCCGGACCTGGAGAAACTCGTGGCCGGGCGGGTCGTGTCGCACATCTTCCAGGCCAACGGCTATTGCCGCGAGTGCCTGGCGCGGCAGCAGGAGGGATGA
- a CDS encoding DNA-binding protein encodes MLIGRLPHKGDLLGGLTAAAVEGGVKAGIIQVIGSLERARLSFYDQWARRYREFSLDTPLEIAAGLGNISLKDDTPFVHLHLSLADREGAMTGGHAVAGCTVFAAEYAIIPLAGPPLVRVHDETTGLFLWERERYGSGPASELPPDIQRALFTP; translated from the coding sequence ATGCTCATCGGCAGACTTCCCCACAAAGGTGACCTGCTGGGCGGGCTGACGGCCGCAGCCGTGGAGGGTGGCGTCAAGGCCGGCATCATTCAGGTCATCGGTTCCCTGGAGCGCGCAAGGCTCTCCTTCTACGACCAGTGGGCCCGGCGCTACCGGGAGTTTTCCCTCGACACCCCCCTGGAGATCGCGGCAGGGCTCGGCAATATCTCGCTCAAGGACGACACCCCCTTTGTCCACCTCCACCTTTCCCTGGCCGACCGGGAAGGAGCGATGACCGGAGGGCATGCCGTGGCAGGATGCACGGTCTTTGCCGCGGAATATGCCATTATCCCCCTCGCCGGCCCGCCGTTGGTGCGGGTGCACGACGAAACCACGGGCCTCTTCCTCTGGGAGCGGGAGCGCTACGGCTCCGGCCCCGCGTCGGAACTGCCTCCTGACATCCAGCGGGCCCTGTTCACTCCCTGA
- a CDS encoding threonine-phosphate decarboxylase, translating into MTSTFDHGGTVFAVARELGLRPEDLLDFSASINPLGPAPGVREAVTAAFDRLVHYPDSQAAELREALARHHGLPAECICVANGSTELIYLVPRLVGGRRGLVVAPPFSEYARSLARAGWEVGYLDLAPEDGFALAPALLDQRLAEGWDLLVLANPGNPTGSLIPRDDMAAIHRLCRARGTVLVVDEAFMDFREEESVTGYVARQGGGVVLRSLTKFHAIPGLRLGFAVAAPEDAARLAELRAPWSVNTLAQAAGLATLADGEYAARTRRLIEEERAVLAAGLAAIPGVRVYPSAANYLLAELTAGPPVPALAAALLRQRILIRDCSSFRGLGDRFFRVAVRSRADNERLLAACAAVLARTM; encoded by the coding sequence GTGACGAGCACCTTCGATCATGGCGGCACGGTTTTCGCCGTGGCCCGCGAACTCGGCCTCCGGCCGGAGGATCTTCTGGATTTCTCCGCCAGCATCAATCCCCTGGGGCCGGCTCCGGGGGTGCGGGAGGCGGTGACGGCGGCCTTCGACCGGCTGGTCCACTATCCCGACAGCCAGGCGGCCGAGCTGCGGGAGGCTCTGGCCCGTCACCACGGGCTTCCGGCCGAGTGCATCTGTGTCGCCAACGGCTCCACCGAGCTCATCTACTTGGTGCCGCGCCTCGTGGGAGGCAGGCGGGGCCTGGTGGTGGCGCCGCCGTTTTCGGAGTACGCCAGGAGCCTGGCCCGCGCCGGCTGGGAGGTGGGCTACCTGGACCTGGCGCCGGAGGATGGGTTCGCCCTGGCGCCGGCCCTCCTCGACCAACGGCTGGCCGAAGGGTGGGACCTCCTCGTCCTGGCCAATCCGGGCAATCCCACCGGCAGCCTCATCCCCCGTGACGACATGGCCGCGATCCACCGGTTGTGCCGAGCCCGCGGCACCGTTCTGGTGGTGGACGAGGCCTTCATGGACTTCCGGGAGGAGGAATCGGTGACGGGGTATGTGGCCCGCCAGGGGGGTGGCGTCGTGCTCCGCTCCCTGACCAAGTTTCACGCCATCCCCGGCCTGCGCCTCGGCTTCGCCGTGGCGGCTCCGGAGGATGCGGCCCGGCTGGCGGAGCTGCGGGCCCCCTGGAGCGTCAACACCCTGGCCCAGGCGGCGGGGCTCGCCACCCTGGCGGATGGGGAGTACGCGGCACGAACGCGGAGGCTGATCGAAGAGGAGCGGGCGGTTCTGGCGGCGGGGCTTGCCGCCATTCCCGGGGTGCGGGTCTATCCGTCCGCGGCCAATTACCTGCTGGCGGAACTGACGGCCGGACCCCCGGTGCCGGCGCTGGCCGCAGCCCTGCTGCGGCAACGGATCCTGATCCGGGACTGCTCCTCGTTCCGGGGGCTGGGCGACCGCTTCTTCCGGGTCGCGGTCCGGTCGCGCGCCGACAATGAGCGCCTTCTGGCGGCTTGTGCCGCGGTCCTTGCCCGGACCATGTGA
- a CDS encoding adenosylcobinamide-phosphate synthase produces MTGPDRAALLVLAALVLDWLLGDPRWLPHPVVAVGRLVTSLERQLRRRVANERAAGVILLVLTVGIAGGTAWVLGLGAGLVHPVAGFVVEALLGWTCLAARSLHGESKLVADALAAGDLAGARHFLSRIVGRDTAELAEPEIWRGAVETVAENTSDGVIAPLFWFMVGGAPLALAYKAVNTLDSMVGYKSERYLRFGWASARFDDLVNLLPARITGLLMVLSAPLAGLSGPGAWRIMRRDGRNHSSPNAGIPEAAAAGALGVRLGGMNVYCGRPVAKPTIGDPLNPLDRAAWRGAVRLMYGSEILLTAFMLCYLIFLERP; encoded by the coding sequence GTGACCGGACCCGACCGGGCGGCCCTCCTGGTCCTTGCCGCCCTTGTTCTCGACTGGCTGCTGGGCGATCCCCGCTGGCTCCCCCATCCGGTGGTGGCCGTGGGCAGGCTCGTGACCTCCCTTGAACGGCAACTCCGCCGCCGGGTGGCCAACGAGCGGGCCGCCGGCGTGATTCTGCTGGTGCTGACCGTGGGGATCGCCGGGGGGACCGCCTGGGTGCTCGGCCTGGGCGCCGGGCTGGTGCACCCCGTGGCCGGGTTCGTGGTGGAGGCGCTGTTGGGCTGGACCTGCCTGGCTGCCCGGTCGCTCCACGGGGAGTCAAAGCTCGTGGCGGACGCCCTGGCCGCCGGTGATCTTGCCGGGGCTCGCCATTTCCTGTCCCGCATCGTCGGCCGCGACACTGCGGAGCTCGCCGAGCCGGAGATCTGGCGCGGTGCCGTGGAAACCGTGGCCGAAAACACCTCCGACGGCGTCATCGCGCCCCTGTTCTGGTTCATGGTCGGCGGTGCCCCGCTGGCGCTCGCCTACAAGGCGGTCAACACCCTCGATTCCATGGTTGGATACAAAAGCGAGCGATATCTCCGTTTCGGCTGGGCTTCGGCACGGTTCGACGATCTGGTGAACCTGCTGCCGGCCAGGATCACCGGCCTGCTCATGGTGCTGTCCGCCCCGCTGGCGGGGCTTTCCGGGCCGGGCGCCTGGCGGATCATGCGCCGGGACGGCCGCAACCATTCCTCTCCCAACGCCGGCATCCCCGAGGCGGCCGCGGCCGGAGCCCTTGGGGTGCGCCTCGGCGGCATGAATGTCTACTGTGGCCGGCCCGTGGCGAAACCGACCATCGGCGATCCCCTGAACCCCCTCGATCGCGCGGCATGGCGCGGCGCCGTCCGGCTCATGTACGGCTCCGAGATACTGCTGACGGCGTTCATGCTGTGTTACCTCATTTTCCTGGAGCGACCGTGA
- a CDS encoding cobalamin biosynthesis protein CobQ produces the protein MSILYVVGIGPGDLDHMTFHATEAIERAQVVVGYKTYLGFIEPLLDGKEVVSSGMMKEVDRCREALDAAAAGKTVALVSSGDAGVYGMAGLAMELAAAMTAPPEIVVVPGVSAVQAAASVLGAPLMHDFAVISLSDLLTPWDAIERRLVAAAAADFVVALYNPRSKGRVTQIEEARTILLAARASTTPVGIVRNACRGGESRVVTTLAAMLDHEIDMFSLVIIGNSATFVDREGRMVTPRGYKAGTGGQGPGAGETQKNSVDGHVADSPSRILDSRSPISHSRSLMIVGTASDVGKSIITAGICRIMKNRGFSVAPFKSQNMALNSAVTPEGGEIGRAQAVQAEACGIEPHTDMNPVLLKPTTDCGSQVIVQGAVVGNMTVREYNDYKPSAFEKVRESFGRLAAAHDLVVIEGAGSIAEINLKRHDIANLKVAEMAGCKAVLVADIDRGGVFAQIVGTLELLDPVERERIAGVVINKFRGDASLLAPGIGFIEERTGVPVLGVVPCFSGFRLPEEDSVALEKRKAENGDRDPAAERLNIGVVKLSRISNYTDFDALEAEPDVRLTYVEGEEHLRGLDLLVIPGSKATTADLFFLMEQGLFPAIKSFTGPIVGICGGYQMLGKRVADPHAVESDIREAEGLGLLDVVTVMLEQKSTHRAAAELLPSGFLVAPRCRGELAGYEIHLGETILGPSARPFARITSRSGAPVEVLDGAVSSDGRVFGTYLHGIFDNAVFRTSFLNRLRKAKGLAERRPGQGGDDPFNLLAAHLEKHLDIDRMLELCGLGGTLPE, from the coding sequence ATGTCCATACTCTACGTCGTCGGGATCGGTCCCGGCGACCTCGACCATATGACGTTCCACGCCACCGAAGCCATCGAGCGGGCCCAGGTGGTGGTGGGCTACAAAACCTACCTGGGGTTCATCGAGCCACTGCTTGACGGCAAGGAGGTTGTCTCCTCGGGGATGATGAAGGAGGTCGACCGCTGCCGCGAGGCCCTGGACGCCGCTGCTGCGGGGAAGACCGTGGCGCTCGTCTCCAGCGGCGACGCGGGGGTCTACGGCATGGCCGGCCTGGCCATGGAGCTTGCGGCAGCAATGACGGCCCCTCCCGAGATCGTGGTGGTGCCGGGGGTGTCGGCGGTGCAGGCGGCGGCTTCCGTCCTCGGCGCACCGCTGATGCACGACTTTGCGGTCATCTCCCTGTCGGATCTCCTGACCCCCTGGGATGCCATCGAGCGCCGGCTCGTGGCCGCCGCGGCAGCCGATTTCGTGGTTGCCCTCTACAACCCCCGGAGCAAGGGGCGGGTCACGCAGATCGAGGAGGCACGGACGATCCTGCTGGCGGCCCGCGCCTCCACCACGCCGGTGGGCATCGTCCGCAACGCCTGCCGTGGGGGGGAGTCCCGGGTGGTGACCACCCTGGCGGCAATGCTCGACCATGAGATCGACATGTTTTCCCTGGTCATCATCGGCAACTCCGCCACCTTCGTGGACCGGGAGGGCCGGATGGTGACGCCGCGGGGCTACAAGGCCGGGACCGGGGGCCAGGGGCCGGGGGCCGGGGAAACGCAAAAGAACTCAGTCGATGGGCATGTTGCAGATTCTCCGTCTCGGATTCTGGATTCCCGGTCCCCGATTTCACATTCCCGGTCCCTGATGATCGTCGGCACTGCCTCCGACGTGGGGAAGTCGATCATTACGGCCGGTATCTGCCGCATCATGAAAAACCGGGGCTTCTCCGTGGCGCCGTTCAAGTCCCAGAACATGGCCCTCAACTCGGCCGTTACACCGGAAGGCGGGGAGATCGGCCGGGCCCAGGCGGTGCAGGCGGAGGCCTGCGGCATCGAGCCCCACACCGACATGAACCCCGTACTGCTGAAGCCGACCACCGACTGCGGCAGCCAGGTGATCGTCCAGGGGGCGGTGGTGGGGAACATGACGGTCCGGGAATACAACGACTACAAGCCCAGCGCCTTCGAAAAGGTGCGCGAGAGCTTCGGGCGGCTCGCCGCCGCCCACGACCTGGTGGTGATCGAGGGGGCCGGCAGCATCGCCGAGATCAACCTGAAGCGTCACGATATCGCCAACCTGAAGGTGGCGGAGATGGCCGGCTGCAAAGCCGTGCTGGTGGCAGACATTGACCGGGGCGGCGTGTTCGCCCAGATCGTCGGCACCCTGGAGTTGCTTGACCCGGTTGAGCGCGAGCGGATCGCCGGCGTGGTCATCAACAAGTTCCGGGGCGATGCGTCGCTCCTGGCGCCGGGCATCGGCTTCATCGAGGAGCGGACCGGTGTGCCGGTTTTGGGCGTGGTGCCCTGCTTCAGCGGCTTCCGTCTCCCCGAGGAAGACAGCGTGGCCCTGGAAAAGCGGAAAGCGGAAAACGGCGATCGGGATCCGGCGGCAGAGCGGCTGAACATCGGCGTGGTGAAGCTGTCGCGCATCTCCAACTACACCGATTTCGACGCCCTGGAGGCGGAGCCGGATGTCCGGCTCACGTACGTGGAGGGTGAAGAGCACCTGCGGGGGCTCGATCTCCTCGTTATCCCGGGGAGCAAGGCAACCACGGCCGATCTCTTCTTTCTCATGGAGCAGGGGCTGTTCCCGGCGATCAAGTCGTTCACCGGCCCCATCGTCGGCATCTGCGGCGGGTACCAGATGCTCGGCAAGCGGGTTGCCGATCCCCACGCCGTGGAGTCGGACATTCGCGAGGCCGAAGGGCTCGGGCTCCTGGACGTGGTCACGGTGATGCTGGAGCAGAAGTCCACCCATCGGGCCGCGGCAGAACTGCTGCCGTCGGGGTTTCTGGTGGCGCCCCGCTGCCGGGGGGAGCTGGCCGGCTATGAAATCCACCTGGGAGAGACGATCCTCGGTCCGTCGGCCCGCCCCTTTGCCCGGATCACGAGCCGTTCCGGCGCGCCCGTGGAGGTGCTTGACGGCGCCGTCTCCAGTGACGGCCGGGTGTTCGGCACCTATCTTCACGGCATCTTCGACAATGCCGTGTTCCGTACCTCGTTCCTCAACCGGCTGCGCAAGGCAAAGGGGCTGGCGGAGCGCCGGCCCGGGCAGGGGGGCGACGATCCCTTCAACTTGCTTGCCGCGCACCTGGAGAAGCATTTGGACATTGACCGCATGCTGGAACTCTGCGGCCTCGGCGGGACGTTGCCGGAGTAG
- the cbiF gene encoding cobalt-precorrin-4 C(11)-methyltransferase (catalyzes the formation of cobalt-precorrin-5 from cobalt-precorrin-4), which produces MSFVADNPIVHFVGAGPGDAELITVKGARLLREAQVVVYAGSLVDRELVRTYAPDAEVHDSAALTLEETTALLARAVADGRRAVRLHTGDPSVYGAIQEQMAELDRLGIGYGVVPGVTSAFAAAASLKQELTLPEVSQTVIITRLAGRTPVPERERLAEIARIGATLVIYLSVGMIEQVVAELLQGAYTPATPAAVVSRASWPDEQAVEGTLADVADKVRSAGIGKQAIILVGDVLKARREGLKARSLLYDGGFSHEFRTGIIT; this is translated from the coding sequence GTGTCATTTGTCGCTGATAACCCCATTGTCCACTTCGTCGGTGCCGGCCCCGGCGATGCCGAACTGATCACCGTGAAGGGTGCCCGGCTCCTGCGGGAGGCCCAGGTGGTGGTCTATGCCGGGAGTCTGGTGGACCGCGAACTGGTCCGCACCTACGCCCCCGACGCCGAGGTGCATGACTCCGCCGCCCTGACCCTGGAGGAGACCACGGCGCTCCTGGCCCGGGCCGTGGCCGACGGCCGGCGGGCCGTGCGCCTCCACACCGGCGACCCCTCCGTCTACGGGGCCATCCAGGAGCAGATGGCGGAACTGGATCGGCTCGGCATCGGCTACGGGGTGGTTCCCGGCGTCACGAGCGCCTTTGCCGCAGCGGCATCCCTGAAGCAGGAGCTGACCCTGCCGGAGGTGTCCCAGACGGTCATCATCACCCGGCTGGCCGGTCGGACCCCGGTGCCCGAGCGGGAGCGGCTGGCGGAGATCGCCCGGATCGGGGCAACGCTCGTCATCTACCTGTCGGTCGGCATGATCGAGCAGGTGGTGGCGGAACTCCTCCAGGGGGCCTACACGCCGGCCACTCCGGCGGCGGTGGTGTCCCGGGCATCCTGGCCCGACGAGCAGGCTGTGGAGGGAACCCTTGCCGACGTCGCCGACAAGGTGCGGAGCGCCGGCATCGGCAAACAGGCGATCATCCTCGTGGGGGACGTGCTGAAGGCGCGGCGGGAAGGGCTGAAGGCCCGGTCGCTCCTCTACGACGGCGGATTCTCGCACGAGTTCCGCACGGGGATTATCACGTAG
- a CDS encoding precorrin-2 C(20)-methyltransferase, which yields MSGFAKIYAVGVGPGDPELLTRKAERIIRSADVICAPTGAADAASYALSIVEDLIDPSRQEVLPLVFPMRKDQEGLDAFWEEAAAQVAERVRHGRDVAFITIGDPFLYSTFLYLYRIFRERYPELSVEIVPGISSITAAAAVAGVPLGMAAERIAILPTTYEDAELRETFARYDTVVLMKVNRVFDRVYALLKELGLERCGVFVRRVGSADEEVVFDLERLVGEKLDYLSLLIVRK from the coding sequence ATGAGCGGTTTCGCCAAAATTTACGCCGTCGGGGTCGGCCCCGGCGACCCGGAACTCCTGACCCGGAAGGCCGAGCGGATCATCCGCTCGGCCGATGTCATCTGTGCCCCCACCGGCGCCGCCGATGCCGCCAGCTATGCCCTCTCCATCGTTGAGGATCTCATCGATCCCTCCCGCCAGGAGGTGCTGCCCCTGGTCTTTCCCATGCGCAAGGACCAGGAGGGGCTCGACGCCTTCTGGGAAGAGGCTGCCGCCCAGGTGGCCGAGCGGGTCCGGCACGGCAGGGATGTGGCGTTCATAACCATCGGCGATCCGTTTCTCTACTCCACGTTCCTCTACCTCTACCGCATCTTCCGGGAGCGCTATCCGGAACTATCCGTTGAGATCGTACCGGGAATTTCCAGCATTACTGCCGCTGCCGCGGTTGCCGGTGTACCCCTGGGGATGGCTGCCGAGCGGATCGCCATCCTCCCCACCACCTACGAGGATGCGGAACTGCGCGAAACCTTCGCCCGGTACGACACCGTGGTCCTCATGAAGGTCAACCGCGTCTTCGACCGGGTCTACGCCCTGTTGAAGGAGCTGGGGCTGGAGCGGTGCGGGGTCTTCGTGCGCCGGGTCGGCTCCGCCGACGAGGAGGTGGTGTTCGATCTGGAGAGGCTCGTGGGGGAGAAGCTCGACTACCTGTCGCTGCTGATTGTGAGGAAGTAG
- a CDS encoding precorrin-6Y-methylase, protein MPHQKIYLVGAGIEGWEGFGSKALEVINEAEVLIGHRRHLDTFPEFKGKKQELGDLSILLEQLKNTDKRTVVLGSGDPNFFGIARFLLRNLSKDRIEIFPNVTSVQYAFARIKEPWDDAIFVSVHGRGLKPAVDRIVAAEKVAVLTDKVNTPAAIARELIERGAEGYEAWLCEDMGTPAEKFTRTDVKGLLDITASELNILILVKAWEPQLAQYPVMGIADDEFATAKKLITKQEVRAVTLAKLRLQDDLVMWDIGAGSGSVSIEASNLMPNGRLFALERNPQYVTFLRENLKKFVARNVVLVEAFAPEGLDDLPDPDRVFIGGSGGMLEEIIEAVDRRLKPEGVIVLNAVTLDTLTKAVEFLEDHGYLVEVACVNVAKTRGLTEYKMFEAQNPVYIISAWKGEE, encoded by the coding sequence ATGCCTCATCAGAAAATCTATCTCGTCGGCGCCGGCATCGAAGGGTGGGAGGGGTTCGGCTCCAAGGCCCTGGAAGTCATCAACGAGGCCGAGGTTCTCATCGGTCACCGGCGTCACCTGGACACCTTTCCCGAGTTCAAGGGGAAGAAGCAGGAACTGGGCGACCTCTCCATCCTTCTGGAGCAACTGAAAAATACCGACAAGCGGACTGTCGTCCTTGGCTCCGGGGACCCCAACTTTTTCGGCATCGCCCGCTTTCTGCTCCGCAATCTCTCCAAGGACCGGATCGAGATCTTTCCCAACGTGACGAGCGTCCAATACGCTTTCGCCCGGATCAAGGAGCCCTGGGACGACGCCATCTTCGTCTCGGTGCACGGCCGGGGTCTCAAGCCCGCCGTGGACCGGATCGTGGCCGCCGAGAAGGTGGCGGTCCTCACCGACAAGGTCAATACCCCCGCAGCCATCGCCCGCGAACTGATCGAGCGCGGTGCCGAGGGGTACGAGGCGTGGCTCTGCGAGGACATGGGAACGCCGGCCGAGAAGTTCACCCGCACCGATGTGAAGGGGCTGCTGGACATTACCGCCTCGGAACTCAACATCCTCATCCTCGTGAAGGCGTGGGAACCCCAACTGGCCCAGTACCCGGTCATGGGCATCGCGGACGACGAGTTCGCCACGGCCAAGAAGCTGATCACCAAGCAGGAGGTGCGGGCCGTCACCCTGGCCAAGCTCCGGCTCCAGGACGACCTGGTCATGTGGGACATCGGCGCGGGCAGCGGCTCGGTATCCATCGAGGCGTCCAACCTCATGCCCAACGGCCGGCTCTTCGCCCTGGAGCGCAATCCCCAGTACGTGACCTTCCTGCGGGAGAACCTGAAGAAATTCGTGGCCCGCAACGTGGTGCTGGTGGAGGCGTTCGCCCCCGAGGGGCTCGATGACCTGCCCGACCCCGACCGGGTCTTCATCGGCGGCTCCGGCGGCATGCTGGAGGAGATCATCGAGGCCGTGGACCGCCGGCTCAAGCCCGAGGGGGTCATCGTCCTCAACGCCGTGACCCTGGATACCCTCACCAAGGCGGTGGAGTTCCTGGAAGACCACGGCTACCTGGTGGAGGTGGCGTGCGTCAACGTGGCCAAGACCCGGGGGCTCACCGAGTACAAGATGTTCGAGGCCCAGAACCCGGTCTACATCATCTCGGCATGGAAAGGCGAAGAATGA